TACGAAAAAACCATAAATCACCCACTAGTCTTTCCCCTAACAATCTTTTATTTCACTGCCGCATTGATTTTCCTTTCTTCACAAAAATTGTTTGTAATATGGGTTCATTAAAAGTTAAGTAATAAACAGAGCCCGGGCATGAAAACATGGGGTCCCCTCCAAATTATacctaaccaaaacaaaataagaagaCAAACAATTATATGTCAAGaaatcaacaacaaaaaaatttcttcaaaatgattccttttctttaaaaatatgatCCATTATATGTATAGACAATTAATGTCTTGATAGATAAGAAacgaaaaaaacattaaatgtaTTTGAGTTATATCCAGCGACTTTGAATCTGTTAGTGAGGAGAATGCCTCAGACTCAAGTAGTGGCTGTAACCATAGAAATTTGAGAGTTTCTGGcaagtaaaatataactaagtACTGCAAAGCATAACAAGAATATTAAACCCAATTCAATTTCACACTTTCTCGCTTATTCGGAAAGCAAGTCAAAGGCTTGGAACTTAAGGCTTCACACACTTCTTGTAAAGAAGAATATCATAGCTAATCCCAAATACTTAATGGCTTGACATCAAGGAAGATGGATATAATCAGGCATGTTACATACGAAACTATTAATGAAGTATAATATGACTATATGATTGATACAATCAAACTGTTTCCCCTTCTGAGCTGTTGACACGAGGGGTTCGATTGCTAGCATCTTGAAACATTGAAGAACCTGACCTCTTCTTTAGAGAGTAACACTTTCTGCGTTGAACTGGTGCATCGTGCTCATGATTCCCATAGTATGTAATCACCAATGACTTCACATTGTCTGCTCTTCTCTCCACATGCTTCTTCACATCGCACCCAGCGAATGTGCATTTGTAGTAACTCCTGTGAAAAccatttccaaaataaaaatatacatatttagaCTAAGCATCGAATATCTAGGTTTTGCCCAAAGCGTGAGACTAATTTCAGAGTATATTTTTGACACAAATATTATACAACCTCGTATTTTGGTTCCCCATGATGAGTCTCTGACCATATTTTTTCCAGCTATAACCATCGTCAAGATTGTTTTCTTCACTTTCCATTTGAATTATGACCCCTTCATTGTATCTGCCCGCTCTTAAGGTTCCAATAATGTTTGATACCTCATCTTCCCTGCGATAGAATTGTGTAATTTAGGTTAATTTAATCAAGATGTTGAGTTTATTATTCTATAGTTGATTATACGATGTTAACTTGGGACCTTCTTTTTGGAGATGAAGGTTCGACGTTTAGAACATCAATAATGTTCTGATCTTCAGGAGCCTGATCAACGTCCATCCGCTGATGAGGAAGACCGTTGTTGGATATCATCATTGTTGCATGATCGCCACCGGAACTTTCCACCACCTCCGGAGGCCCGATAATGGCAACTGGAGAAGGAGGGGCAATCTGGAAAACGAAGTAACCAAAGAAAATAAACtgttagggtttaggattgggatttttcatttgtttttcttttcctccTGGAAAGAACACTGAGGCCTAAGATCTAACAAAGTATAGTTTTATCATTCATAATCATATGTAAAGTTTGTATTCTACGGTGAAAATCAATTGTGAAGTCGAGTAGGACGTCATTTCCACGAAGTTTTATTTAGAATCGCTTATTTTTGTTGGGGAGAAAACTCTGAAATGTAATGAGACACGTACACACAAACAAATAGATCGTCAGAAACAGAATATCTGTAATAaagagtttatttataaatgaaaaggaaaaacctTTTATTTAGAGGAAGCTAAGCTAGCCCGAATCAAAGAATATGAGGAAGATGATAAGAGAAGAATACGAGAAAGTTGGTATTCTTATAGTAAAACTCAAACCATTTTACTTTGGAAACAATTGATATGGTCAAACTTTCTATCATCAAGTGTCAGGAATATATTAAGAGATTTTTAATTAGATCTCTTTCCTTTTTGATATTTATGAGCAGTgtatatattttggtttggttttatcaaaaaaaaaaaaccgaaaagTTAACCAAACTATACAAAATTCAATTTTCTTTTcctctattttatatatatcaagACAAATAAGAAACTTTTatccttaaaaataatt
The window above is part of the Brassica napus cultivar Da-Ae chromosome C3, Da-Ae, whole genome shotgun sequence genome. Proteins encoded here:
- the LOC106417915 gene encoding probable WRKY transcription factor 10 gives rise to the protein MMISNNGLPHQRMDVDQAPEDQNIIDVLNVEPSSPKRREDEVSNIIGTLRAGRYNEGVIIQMESEENNLDDGYSWKKYGQRLIMGNQNTRSYYKCTFAGCDVKKHVERRADNVKSLVITYYGNHEHDAPVQRRKCYSLKKRSGSSMFQDASNRTPRVNSSEGETV